In Arvicanthis niloticus isolate mArvNil1 chromosome 4, mArvNil1.pat.X, whole genome shotgun sequence, a single window of DNA contains:
- the Slc25a31 gene encoding ADP/ATP translocase 4 has product MSNDSSKKQSSKKALFDPVSFAKDLLAGGVAAAVSKTAVAPIERVKLLLQVQASSKQISPEARYKGMIDCLVRIPREQGFLSYWRGNLANVIRYFPTQALNFAFKDKYKQLFMSGVNKEKQFWRWFLANLASGGAAGATSLCVVYPLDFARTRLGVDIGKGPEQRQFTGLGDCIMKIAKSDGIIGLYQGFGVSVQGIIVYRASYFGAYDTVKGLLPKPKETPFLVSFIIAQIVTTCSGILSYPFDTVRRRMMMQSGESEKQYKGTIDCFLKIYNHEGGAAFFRGAFSNILRGTGGALVLVLYDKIKEFLNIDVGGSSSGD; this is encoded by the exons ATGTCGAACGACTCCTCCAAGAAGCAGTCTTCAAAGAAGGCGTTGTTCGACCCCGTGTCTTTCGCGAAGGACCTGCTGGCCGGCGGGGTCGCGGCCGCGGTGTCGAAGACAGCGGTGGCACCCATCGAGCGAGTGAAGCTGCTGCTGCAAGTGCAGGCGTCCTCCAAGCAGATAAGTCCTGAGGCGCGCTACAAGGGCATGATAGACTGCCTGGTGCGCATCCCTCGCGAGCAAG GATTTTTAAGTTATTGGCGTGGAAATTTGGCAAATGTTATTCGATACTTTCCAACACAAGCCTTAAACTTCGCTTTTAAGGACAAATACAAACAACTTTTCATGTCTGgtgttaataaagaaaaacag TTCTGGAGGTGGTTTCTAGCAAACCTGGCTTCTGGAGGGGCTGCTGGAGCAACATCCTTGTGTGTGGTATATCCACTAGATTTTGCCAGAACCCGATTAGGTGTTGATATTGGAAAAG GTCCTGAGCAACGGCAGTTCACTGGTTTGGGTGACTGCATTATGAAAATAGCCAAGTCAGATGGAATTATTGGTCTATACCAAGGGTTTGGTGTCTCCGTTCAGGGTATCATTGTTTATCGAGCCTCTTATTTTGGAGCTTATGACACTGTTAAG GGCTTATTGCCAAAGCCAAAGGAAACCCCATTTCTTGTCTCTTTTATCATTGCTCAAATCGTGACTACCTGTTCTGGAATACTCTCCTATCCCTTTGACACAGTTAGAAGACGTATGATGATGCAG AGTGGAGAATCTGAAAAACAATATAAAGGAACCATAGACTGCTTTCTGAAAATATACAATCATGAAGGAGGTGCTGCATTCTTCCGTGGCGCCTTCTCCAACATCCTTCGTGGTACAGGGGGTGCTTTGGTCTTGGTGTTATATGATAAAATCAAAGAATTCCTCAACATTGATGTTGGAGGTAGTTCATCAGGAGATTAA